A window of the Streptomyces griseochromogenes genome harbors these coding sequences:
- a CDS encoding SAV_2336 N-terminal domain-related protein, whose product MLSDRPAAAAPLARLADVLAKATGGVRPTPLELAELLWLARQMEPAEGEGGGAVPAPAEPAPAREHPLPEPPAPDPPAPAPDEPSPASPEPEPPRAPLHLPSPTAAPGPYASLLAPAPPMLRHPLGLQRSLRPLKRRTDAPVGLRFDEHATADRIARLGAAPEWWLPVLRPARERWLRLNLVYDTGPTMPVWRPLIRELHTALAQSGVFRTVAVYRAGPDGSVRGDGAYPPGDGRTVTLLISDCMGPQWRPGEAGTLWYDTLRRWAHQMPLAVVQPLPEHLWRDTALPAEPGLLSAPFPAAPTATLTFTPYEEEPPQGAIPLPVLEPGPRWLANWAGLVASMGGSPFPGSAALLGQPLDLEGRTDVALLPAEELVLRFRATASPEAFRLAGHLAVGRPDLPVMRLVQRAVEPDPRPQHLAEVILSGVLTAVPGPPGSYRFRPGARELLLRGLPRAARTGTTELLRRVGGLIEERAGAAPGEFRAVMPDAAGSTEADGEAFATVRPESVRRLTDGREAPVPRVLGGRYRLLRRLGPAGSVWLAEDREEPRAVAVWTRRPFFEPAESEAFLRDAARLKALAHRNVVTVHDFGIEDDVPYVVMEHLDGIALNTLAAPNGYRLPPPLTVSIGIQLAHAVKAVHEAGLTHGDFGMSRVMLLPDGTVKLSVFVPGRFSGEAGRDRDLHRLCEVMLLLGSGGARPSEPFTGPQLVHLPAGLRQGYANILNRLASVSLRDQAQGLHLLTDEDLLVQALAAYDSRRSYSVLGPLKVELDHRAAVFGPTELAALAMLLLRHGREVTHEEFRTGLWNRADAPKDVMPVLGAIMNRLRKALGPGALATLPGGYALHASADYVDLVRCEDLERTATILTSEGRLPEARERLTKALGLWHGTGALADVPGPAARTARTRLQQLRLALHRKLAELDLDLGEPERAATQLTDLLRAYPSREDFRRLLLIALRRQGRTEEALEVYEEYELAGGTDPELRVLGRELRDEYDEPVDDAPAAEPDHHPLSVEDPHDLPPGSFPTEESLPSIFATQEQDASSVETPLPQNEVPESLFAVEDPLGEVPPWDREDDYDDQFDYDPERFEPPDDEPPPTYLTTVTFQLADAPEDADTVAALGRAVTRLLTGSGLSPDAYELSPQDDGYSVVFAPEVSVLPLLSMMSLRFQDELVLLGGHRWLVTFSCFHEDGRDPEIPDPVAVREALDTADDRRGIIAVPQTLRDEWDEDTDEAPRLRPLRPGPASGWYRLAMLPRVVFDGSVAPPPVHGPYPLPGEGLFPRASGVTRAVVHTLPGGGFSLTRTDRATAYYEVDLTERRLELDVTRPAFRAVGPATWRVTDPCRAVALGSAESVPEAVVGALRARLDQLPYQPDARGALGDGPGPDAVPGVSVRWDLTLTPTRFS is encoded by the coding sequence ATGCTTTCTGACCGGCCCGCCGCCGCGGCGCCCCTGGCCCGCCTGGCCGACGTACTGGCCAAGGCGACCGGCGGGGTGCGCCCGACACCGCTGGAACTGGCGGAACTGCTGTGGCTGGCCCGGCAGATGGAGCCGGCGGAGGGCGAGGGGGGCGGTGCTGTTCCGGCACCGGCGGAGCCGGCCCCCGCGCGCGAGCACCCCCTCCCGGAGCCCCCCGCTCCCGACCCACCGGCACCGGCCCCGGACGAGCCGTCACCCGCCTCCCCCGAACCGGAGCCCCCGCGCGCACCTCTCCACCTCCCCTCCCCCACCGCGGCACCGGGCCCGTACGCCTCCCTCCTGGCGCCCGCGCCCCCGATGCTGCGCCACCCCCTGGGCCTGCAGCGCTCCCTGCGCCCGCTCAAGCGCCGTACGGACGCCCCGGTCGGCCTCCGCTTCGACGAGCACGCCACCGCCGACCGCATCGCCCGCCTGGGCGCGGCCCCCGAGTGGTGGCTGCCCGTGCTCCGCCCCGCCCGGGAGCGCTGGCTGCGCCTGAACCTGGTGTACGACACCGGTCCCACGATGCCTGTCTGGCGGCCCCTGATCCGCGAACTGCACACGGCGCTGGCCCAGTCGGGCGTGTTCCGTACGGTGGCCGTGTACCGCGCGGGCCCCGACGGCTCGGTGCGCGGCGACGGCGCGTACCCGCCCGGCGACGGCCGCACGGTCACCCTCCTGATCAGCGACTGCATGGGCCCGCAGTGGCGGCCGGGCGAGGCGGGCACGCTGTGGTACGACACCCTGCGCCGCTGGGCCCACCAGATGCCGCTGGCGGTCGTCCAGCCGCTGCCCGAACACCTGTGGCGCGACACGGCGCTGCCCGCCGAACCGGGCCTGCTCTCGGCCCCGTTCCCGGCGGCGCCGACCGCGACGCTCACGTTCACGCCGTACGAGGAGGAACCACCGCAGGGGGCGATACCGCTGCCCGTCCTCGAACCCGGTCCGCGGTGGCTGGCGAACTGGGCCGGACTGGTGGCGTCGATGGGCGGCTCCCCGTTCCCCGGTTCGGCGGCCCTGCTGGGGCAGCCCCTGGACCTGGAGGGCCGTACCGACGTGGCCCTGCTCCCGGCCGAGGAACTGGTCCTGCGCTTTCGCGCGACCGCCTCTCCGGAGGCGTTCCGGCTGGCCGGGCATCTGGCCGTCGGCCGGCCGGACCTGCCGGTCATGCGGCTGGTCCAGCGGGCGGTCGAGCCGGATCCGCGCCCGCAGCATCTGGCCGAGGTGATCCTCAGCGGCGTACTGACGGCGGTTCCGGGACCGCCGGGGTCGTACAGGTTCCGCCCGGGGGCGCGCGAGCTGCTGCTGCGCGGCCTGCCCCGCGCCGCCCGCACCGGTACGACCGAACTGCTCCGCCGGGTGGGCGGGTTGATCGAGGAACGGGCGGGTGCGGCGCCCGGCGAGTTCCGGGCGGTGATGCCGGACGCTGCCGGGTCGACGGAGGCGGACGGGGAGGCGTTCGCGACGGTACGGCCCGAGAGCGTGCGCCGGTTGACGGACGGCCGGGAGGCGCCCGTGCCGCGTGTGCTCGGGGGGCGCTATCGACTGCTGCGGCGGCTCGGGCCGGCGGGGTCCGTGTGGCTGGCCGAGGACAGGGAAGAGCCGCGGGCCGTGGCGGTGTGGACGCGTCGGCCGTTCTTCGAACCGGCGGAGAGCGAGGCGTTCCTGCGGGACGCGGCACGACTGAAGGCGCTCGCGCACCGGAATGTGGTCACCGTCCACGACTTCGGGATCGAGGACGACGTTCCGTACGTCGTCATGGAACACCTGGACGGAATCGCGCTCAACACCCTGGCCGCACCCAACGGCTACCGCCTGCCGCCACCCCTGACCGTGTCGATCGGGATCCAGCTCGCGCACGCCGTCAAGGCCGTCCACGAGGCGGGTCTCACGCACGGCGACTTCGGCATGTCCCGAGTCATGCTGCTGCCCGACGGAACCGTCAAGCTCAGCGTCTTCGTACCAGGCAGGTTCTCGGGCGAAGCGGGGCGAGACCGCGACCTGCATCGACTGTGCGAGGTGATGCTGCTCCTGGGCTCGGGGGGCGCCAGGCCGAGCGAGCCTTTCACCGGCCCTCAACTCGTGCACCTGCCCGCCGGATTGAGGCAGGGGTACGCGAACATTCTCAACCGGCTCGCGTCGGTTTCGCTCCGGGACCAGGCTCAGGGACTGCACCTGCTCACGGACGAGGATCTGCTGGTCCAAGCCCTCGCCGCATACGACAGCCGACGCTCCTACTCCGTCCTCGGCCCCCTGAAGGTCGAACTCGACCACCGCGCAGCGGTCTTCGGCCCGACCGAGCTCGCGGCCCTCGCCATGCTGCTGCTCCGGCACGGGCGGGAGGTGACCCACGAGGAGTTCAGGACCGGCCTGTGGAACCGGGCCGACGCACCGAAGGACGTCATGCCGGTGCTGGGCGCGATCATGAACAGGCTCCGCAAGGCCCTGGGCCCCGGCGCGCTGGCGACGCTCCCCGGCGGCTACGCCCTGCACGCCAGCGCCGACTACGTGGACCTGGTCCGCTGCGAGGACCTGGAACGGACGGCCACGATCCTGACCTCCGAGGGCCGCCTCCCCGAAGCACGCGAGCGCCTCACCAAGGCACTGGGCCTCTGGCACGGCACCGGCGCCCTCGCGGACGTCCCCGGCCCCGCCGCCCGCACCGCCCGCACCCGCCTCCAACAGCTCCGCCTCGCCCTGCACCGCAAGCTCGCCGAACTCGACCTGGACCTCGGCGAGCCCGAGCGCGCGGCCACACAACTCACCGACCTCCTGCGGGCATACCCCTCCCGGGAGGACTTCCGCCGGCTGCTGCTGATCGCGCTCCGCCGCCAGGGGCGTACGGAAGAAGCGCTGGAGGTCTACGAGGAGTACGAACTCGCGGGCGGAACGGACCCCGAACTCCGCGTGTTGGGCCGCGAGTTGCGCGACGAGTACGACGAACCCGTCGACGACGCCCCGGCTGCCGAACCGGACCACCACCCCCTGTCCGTGGAGGATCCGCACGATCTGCCGCCGGGCTCCTTCCCCACCGAGGAATCACTGCCGTCGATCTTCGCCACGCAGGAACAGGACGCGTCCTCCGTGGAGACCCCGCTGCCGCAGAACGAGGTGCCGGAGAGCCTGTTCGCCGTGGAGGATCCGCTCGGCGAGGTGCCCCCCTGGGACAGGGAGGACGACTACGACGACCAGTTCGACTACGACCCGGAGCGCTTCGAGCCCCCTGACGACGAGCCGCCGCCCACCTACCTCACCACCGTCACCTTCCAACTGGCGGACGCCCCCGAGGACGCGGACACCGTGGCGGCGCTCGGCCGCGCGGTCACCCGGCTGCTGACGGGGAGCGGGCTGAGCCCGGACGCATACGAGCTGTCCCCGCAGGACGACGGCTACTCGGTGGTGTTCGCGCCGGAGGTGTCGGTGCTGCCGCTGCTCTCCATGATGTCGCTGCGGTTCCAGGACGAACTGGTGTTGCTGGGCGGCCACCGATGGCTGGTGACGTTCTCGTGCTTCCACGAGGACGGCCGCGATCCGGAGATCCCTGACCCGGTCGCGGTCCGCGAGGCTCTGGACACCGCCGACGACCGGCGGGGCATCATCGCCGTTCCGCAGACACTGCGGGACGAGTGGGACGAAGACACGGATGAGGCACCCCGGCTGCGGCCCCTGCGCCCCGGCCCCGCGTCGGGCTGGTACCGCCTCGCTATGTTGCCCCGCGTCGTCTTCGACGGCAGCGTCGCGCCGCCGCCCGTGCACGGTCCCTACCCGCTGCCCGGCGAAGGCCTTTTCCCCAGGGCGTCGGGGGTGACCAGGGCTGTCGTCCACACGCTCCCGGGCGGCGGCTTCAGCCTCACCCGAACCGATCGGGCCACGGCCTACTACGAGGTGGACCTCACCGAGCGCCGGCTGGAGCTGGACGTGACCAGGCCGGCCTTCCGCGCCGTGGGACCGGCGACCTGGCGTGTCACGGATCCGTGCCGGGCGGTGGCCCTTGGAAGCGCCGAGTCCGTGCCCGAGGCCGTCGTCGGCGCCCTGCGAGCACGGCTCGACCAGTTGCCGTACCAGCCGGACGCCCGGGGCGCACTCGGCGACGGACCGGGACCGGACGCCGTGCCCGGTGTGAGCGTGCGCTGGGACCTCACGCTCACACCGACCCGCTTCTCGTAG
- a CDS encoding CU044_2847 family protein, translating into MNRLMEFTTEDGAVVMVEATEGASGTRLVSRGEGGPAAQTARTFEGALDGVRAAAHSALRVFRDGSLRPDSVELEFGVKLSAEAGAVIAKGAAEGQLVVKLSWSSKDTGPAGADGSVLEPTARS; encoded by the coding sequence ATGAACAGGCTGATGGAGTTCACCACGGAGGACGGCGCCGTCGTCATGGTGGAGGCCACCGAGGGCGCGAGCGGAACCCGGCTGGTCTCCCGGGGCGAGGGCGGCCCGGCGGCCCAGACCGCCCGCACCTTCGAGGGCGCCCTGGACGGCGTGCGCGCGGCGGCGCACTCCGCGCTGCGCGTCTTCCGCGACGGCAGCCTGCGGCCCGACTCCGTGGAGCTGGAGTTCGGGGTGAAGCTGAGCGCGGAGGCCGGTGCGGTGATCGCCAAGGGGGCCGCGGAGGGGCAACTGGTCGTCAAGTTGAGCTGGTCGTCGAAGGACACAGGGCCGGCCGGCGCGGACGGCTCGGTTCTGGAGCCCACCGCCCGCTCATGA
- a CDS encoding AAA family ATPase — MPLWPVYTGTKEPHDGVRELPAPPPWRAFDGGPELSTPADTADAAATCPDRTHRAETYQATPQTVQLVNAALYLRRPLLVTGPPGTGKSSLVYAVARELKLGPVLRWNITSRSTLHDGLYQYDPLSRLYAARQAAALRPGVPAAESGIEDHLRLGPLGTALLPYARPRALLIDEIDKSDLDLPNDLLNVLEEGQYEIPELVRASRHARTAEVMVDGTHERVPVEHGRVRCRAFPFVVLTSNGEREFPPAFLRRCVTLRLRQPDDHHLAEIVRAHLGEPDAYAEKLITRFLTRVGGGDLATDQLLNAIYLARSSDLAQESLDELAEQLMPYLGEAPQADAF; from the coding sequence ATGCCCCTGTGGCCCGTCTACACCGGTACGAAGGAGCCGCACGACGGCGTCCGTGAGCTGCCCGCGCCCCCGCCCTGGCGGGCCTTCGACGGCGGCCCCGAGCTGAGCACGCCCGCCGACACCGCCGATGCCGCGGCGACCTGCCCCGACCGCACGCACCGGGCCGAGACGTACCAGGCCACCCCGCAGACGGTCCAGCTGGTCAACGCGGCCCTCTACCTGCGCCGTCCGCTGTTGGTGACGGGCCCGCCCGGCACCGGGAAGTCGTCGCTCGTGTACGCGGTGGCCCGGGAGCTGAAGCTGGGTCCGGTGCTGCGCTGGAACATCACCAGCCGCAGCACCCTCCACGACGGCCTCTACCAGTACGACCCGCTCTCCCGCCTCTACGCGGCCCGCCAGGCGGCGGCCCTGCGACCGGGCGTCCCCGCCGCCGAGTCGGGCATCGAGGACCACCTGCGCCTGGGCCCCCTGGGCACCGCCCTCCTCCCCTACGCCCGCCCCCGCGCCCTCCTCATCGACGAGATCGACAAGAGCGACCTGGACCTGCCGAACGACCTCCTCAACGTCCTGGAGGAGGGCCAGTACGAGATCCCCGAGCTGGTGCGCGCCTCCCGCCACGCCCGCACGGCCGAGGTCATGGTCGACGGCACCCACGAGCGCGTCCCGGTGGAGCACGGCCGGGTCCGCTGCCGCGCCTTCCCCTTCGTCGTGCTGACCAGCAACGGCGAGCGCGAGTTCCCGCCCGCCTTCCTGCGCCGCTGCGTCACCCTGCGCCTGCGCCAGCCCGACGACCACCACCTCGCCGAGATCGTCCGCGCCCACCTGGGCGAACCCGACGCCTACGCAGAGAAGCTCATCACCCGCTTCCTCACCCGGGTCGGCGGCGGCGACCTGGCCACCGACCAGCTCCTCAACGCGATCTACCTGGCCCGCTCCTCCGACCTGGCCCAGGAGTCCCTGGACGAGCTGGCGGAGCAGCTGATGCCGTACCTCGGCGAGGCACCGCAGGCAGATGCTTTCTGA
- a CDS encoding carboxyl transferase domain-containing protein produces MPERHSARDILALVADEATFDELPGRTRAPKTDGPLGWRGYDASRARAAERTGEEESVVCGTATVAGTRAMLIAFEFGFLGGSLGERTGDRLEAAYAHARAHRLPVVPLVATGGSRMQEGMLALTQLQRVARQSALTREAGLPQIAVLRDPTTGGGWATLGAGADVILALPGAQVGFAGSRVRPPDADPAAYTTEAQVAAGSADAVVPVAELRETLGSWLRLLTDPAPEAPVPHALGAAALPATGWEAVVRARSSERPRAHAYLDAYFTHRVAIVGDRCGGSDPAGMLCGFGERDGRTVAYAAQTGTATRPAGYRTAARLIRLADRLDIPVLTLVDTPGAANDAEAERQGAGAAIAEVFGAVAGARVPVTTLVIGEGGSGGALALAAPGNTWATPDSYFSVIAPELAAAILKRPEDEVEATAEQLRVRPQDLVELGVVRGIVEAVDHPGS; encoded by the coding sequence ATGCCTGAGCGGCACTCCGCGCGGGACATACTGGCGCTGGTCGCGGACGAGGCGACCTTCGACGAACTCCCCGGCAGGACCAGGGCCCCGAAGACCGACGGCCCCCTGGGCTGGCGGGGTTACGACGCCTCGCGCGCGCGTGCCGCCGAGCGCACCGGCGAGGAGGAGTCCGTCGTGTGCGGCACCGCGACCGTCGCGGGCACCCGGGCCATGCTGATCGCGTTCGAGTTCGGCTTCCTCGGCGGCTCCCTGGGTGAGCGCACCGGCGACCGTCTGGAGGCGGCGTACGCGCACGCCCGGGCGCACCGGCTGCCGGTCGTGCCGCTCGTCGCCACCGGCGGCAGCCGGATGCAGGAGGGGATGCTCGCGCTGACCCAACTCCAGCGGGTGGCCCGTCAGTCGGCGCTCACCCGGGAGGCGGGTCTGCCGCAGATCGCCGTCCTGCGGGACCCGACGACCGGCGGCGGCTGGGCCACCCTCGGCGCCGGAGCCGATGTGATCCTGGCGCTCCCAGGGGCCCAGGTGGGCTTCGCGGGTTCCCGGGTGCGGCCACCCGACGCGGACCCGGCGGCCTACACGACCGAGGCGCAGGTGGCCGCGGGTTCGGCCGACGCGGTGGTGCCCGTGGCAGAGCTGCGGGAGACGCTGGGGTCATGGCTGCGGCTGCTCACCGACCCGGCGCCGGAGGCTCCCGTACCGCACGCCCTCGGCGCGGCCGCCCTCCCCGCCACCGGCTGGGAGGCCGTCGTCCGCGCCCGTTCGTCCGAACGCCCCCGCGCGCACGCCTACTTGGACGCCTACTTCACCCACCGGGTCGCGATCGTCGGCGACCGCTGCGGCGGCAGCGACCCCGCGGGCATGCTGTGCGGGTTCGGCGAGCGGGACGGCCGTACCGTGGCGTACGCGGCGCAGACCGGGACGGCGACCCGGCCCGCGGGGTACCGCACCGCGGCCCGGCTGATCCGGCTCGCGGACCGGCTGGACATACCGGTGCTGACGCTGGTGGACACGCCCGGTGCGGCCAACGACGCCGAGGCGGAACGGCAGGGCGCCGGGGCCGCGATCGCGGAGGTGTTCGGGGCGGTGGCCGGCGCCCGGGTCCCGGTCACCACGCTCGTCATCGGCGAGGGCGGATCCGGCGGGGCGCTCGCGCTGGCCGCGCCCGGCAACACCTGGGCCACGCCGGACAGTTACTTCTCGGTGATCGCCCCGGAACTCGCGGCGGCGATCCTCAAGCGCCCGGAGGACGAGGTGGAGGCGACCGCCGAGCAGCTGCGCGTCCGGCCGCAGGACCTGGTGGAGCTGGGGGTGGTCCGGGGCATCGTCGAGGCCGTGGACCACCCCGGGTCCTGA
- a CDS encoding trypsin-like peptidase domain-containing protein, with translation MSGAAWHARIEYGGAVAGAGFLVAPRTVLTCAHVVRDSEPGLLTVSFPNRPDLGVLSAVVSVDGGWAGGETDPGDLAVLQLACEVPLAPAGFAPPGAEQGWPPPALEAYGFPDGYDEGQLAEYRAVSSTLIAGEWVQLEAVTGHGQPLAHGFSGAAVTLKDGRVVGMVAQVAGERDVRVARMLPTEVMARYWPGLGELVPACDGGQDPTRRLYDLVRRAETARLDCAPDRLYRHAVGLFGPDLPPDGFASLRSAAAYVQWQVEDPDAVTRFAERLAELLDTPPTPAAPAPAWSPILVELDRSGEGRDRVSVRVSVYRHGQRRPVGAVRLPRGGVRAYVQEHIDQAFSHLAPDAEQLLAFVLPREWLNEPVAQWECGPEDSTPLGCAHPLVVTDRSRHRNPRLRHHLAKKWLKLEAGSADGLHRVDCGGRERPPSLRKRLREEDADLAGFAAPPAAVPGHFEVGLNIPVPVLLWPRTGCPGTEHDTSACAGTVFLDGLAPCLDGVPPTELPRHVQALREEAAADEDPDRHWAKDVQLLWDDPRCFPEPAASLHTPVA, from the coding sequence ATGAGCGGCGCCGCCTGGCACGCCCGGATCGAGTACGGCGGCGCGGTCGCCGGGGCGGGCTTCCTGGTGGCCCCACGCACCGTGCTGACCTGCGCGCATGTCGTGCGGGACAGCGAACCGGGGCTGCTGACCGTGTCGTTCCCGAACCGGCCCGACCTCGGCGTGCTGTCCGCGGTCGTCAGCGTGGACGGGGGCTGGGCGGGGGGTGAGACCGACCCCGGGGATCTGGCGGTCCTGCAGCTGGCCTGTGAGGTGCCGCTCGCCCCGGCCGGTTTCGCGCCTCCGGGGGCCGAACAGGGGTGGCCCCCGCCCGCGTTGGAGGCCTACGGCTTCCCGGACGGCTACGACGAGGGCCAGCTCGCCGAGTACCGTGCCGTGTCGTCCACGCTCATCGCCGGCGAATGGGTGCAGCTGGAGGCGGTGACCGGCCATGGGCAGCCGCTGGCGCACGGTTTCAGCGGGGCCGCGGTGACCCTGAAGGACGGCCGGGTGGTCGGCATGGTCGCGCAGGTGGCGGGTGAGCGGGACGTCCGCGTCGCCCGGATGCTCCCCACCGAGGTGATGGCCCGCTACTGGCCCGGACTCGGCGAGCTGGTGCCGGCCTGCGACGGCGGCCAGGACCCGACGCGGCGGCTGTACGACCTGGTGCGGCGCGCGGAGACGGCCCGACTGGACTGCGCACCGGACCGGCTGTACCGGCACGCCGTGGGTCTGTTCGGCCCGGACCTGCCCCCGGACGGCTTCGCGTCCCTGCGGTCGGCGGCCGCCTACGTGCAGTGGCAGGTCGAGGACCCGGACGCGGTGACACGGTTCGCCGAGCGCCTGGCCGAACTGCTGGACACCCCGCCCACGCCCGCGGCCCCCGCTCCCGCCTGGTCCCCCATCCTCGTCGAGCTGGACCGCAGCGGCGAGGGCCGCGACCGGGTCAGCGTGCGGGTGTCCGTGTACCGCCACGGACAGCGCCGCCCCGTGGGCGCGGTCCGGCTGCCCCGCGGCGGGGTACGGGCGTACGTCCAGGAGCACATCGACCAGGCGTTCAGCCACCTCGCCCCGGACGCCGAGCAGCTGCTCGCCTTCGTCCTGCCGCGCGAGTGGCTGAACGAACCGGTCGCGCAGTGGGAGTGCGGCCCGGAGGACTCCACCCCGCTCGGCTGTGCGCACCCCCTGGTCGTGACCGACCGCTCCCGGCACCGCAATCCCCGTCTGCGCCACCACCTCGCCAAGAAGTGGCTGAAGCTGGAAGCCGGTTCCGCGGACGGCCTGCACCGCGTGGACTGCGGTGGCCGGGAGCGGCCGCCCAGCCTGCGCAAACGCCTGCGGGAGGAGGACGCGGACCTGGCGGGCTTCGCCGCCCCGCCGGCCGCCGTGCCGGGTCACTTCGAGGTCGGCCTGAACATCCCGGTCCCGGTGCTGCTGTGGCCGCGCACGGGCTGCCCCGGCACCGAGCACGACACGTCCGCCTGCGCGGGAACCGTCTTCCTCGACGGCCTCGCCCCCTGCCTCGACGGTGTTCCGCCGACGGAACTCCCCCGGCACGTCCAGGCGTTGCGGGAGGAGGCAGCAGCGGACGAGGACCCCGACCGGCACTGGGCCAAGGACGTGCAGCTGCTGTGGGACGACCCCCGCTGTTTCCCCGAGCCCGCCGCGAGCCTGCACACCCCCGTCGCCTGA
- a CDS encoding acyl-CoA synthetase has product MTSLLPALTDGPGERVALRFGERSLTYDGLAGAAGALAERIRGAGRVAVWATPELETAVAVTGALLAGVAAVPLNPKSGEKELAHILSDSAPSLVLAAPGTELPAAFGDLERLDVDASAVGGVPAEEFSDDDAALVVYTSGTTGPPKGAVIPRRALATTLDALADAWQWTAQDVLVHGLPLFHVHGLVLGILGPLRRGGSVRHLGRFSTEGVARELNDGATMLFGVPTMYHRIAETLPGDPELVKGLAGARLLVSGSAALPVHDHERIAAATGRRVIERYGMTETLMNTSVRADGEARAGTVGVPLPGVGLRLVEEDGSEVAGYDGETVGEIQVRGPNLFTEYLNRPDATAAAFTADGWFRTGDVAVREPDGYVRIVGRKATDLIKSGGYKIGAGEIENALLEHPGVREAAVTGEPDADLGERIVAWIVPVDPQSPPAAEELAGHVAARLAPHKRPRVVRYLDALPRNDMGKIMKRALVADA; this is encoded by the coding sequence GTGACTTCCCTCCTTCCCGCCCTGACGGACGGTCCGGGCGAGCGGGTCGCCCTGCGGTTCGGCGAACGTTCCTTGACGTACGACGGGCTCGCGGGCGCCGCGGGCGCGCTCGCCGAGCGGATCCGCGGCGCCGGCCGGGTGGCCGTGTGGGCGACGCCGGAGCTGGAGACCGCCGTCGCGGTGACGGGTGCGCTGCTCGCCGGGGTGGCCGCGGTGCCGCTGAACCCGAAGTCGGGCGAGAAGGAGCTGGCGCACATCCTCTCCGACAGCGCGCCCTCCCTCGTGCTCGCCGCGCCCGGCACCGAACTGCCCGCCGCCTTCGGAGACTTGGAGCGGCTCGACGTCGACGCGTCCGCCGTCGGCGGCGTCCCGGCCGAGGAGTTCTCCGACGACGACGCGGCGCTGGTCGTCTACACCTCCGGCACCACCGGCCCGCCCAAGGGCGCCGTCATCCCGCGCCGGGCTCTGGCCACCACCCTGGACGCGCTGGCCGACGCCTGGCAGTGGACGGCACAGGACGTGCTGGTGCACGGGCTGCCGCTGTTCCATGTGCACGGGCTCGTCCTGGGCATCCTCGGCCCGCTGCGGCGCGGCGGGTCGGTGCGGCACCTGGGGCGGTTCAGCACCGAGGGCGTGGCACGGGAGCTGAACGACGGCGCGACCATGCTGTTCGGGGTGCCGACGATGTACCACAGGATCGCCGAGACGCTTCCCGGCGACCCGGAGCTGGTCAAGGGCCTGGCCGGGGCCCGGCTGCTGGTGTCCGGGTCGGCCGCGCTGCCGGTGCACGACCATGAGCGGATCGCGGCCGCGACCGGGCGGCGGGTGATCGAGCGGTACGGGATGACCGAGACGCTCATGAACACCAGCGTGCGGGCCGACGGTGAGGCCCGTGCGGGAACCGTCGGTGTGCCGCTGCCGGGGGTCGGGCTGCGGCTCGTGGAGGAGGACGGCTCGGAGGTGGCCGGGTACGACGGGGAGACCGTCGGCGAGATCCAGGTGCGCGGCCCGAACCTGTTCACCGAGTACCTGAACCGGCCCGACGCCACCGCCGCCGCGTTCACCGCCGACGGCTGGTTCCGCACCGGTGACGTGGCCGTGCGGGAGCCCGACGGGTACGTGCGGATCGTCGGGCGCAAGGCCACCGATCTGATCAAGAGCGGCGGGTACAAGATCGGGGCCGGGGAGATCGAGAACGCGCTGCTGGAGCACCCGGGGGTACGGGAGGCGGCGGTCACCGGGGAGCCGGACGCGGACCTGGGCGAGCGGATCGTGGCCTGGATCGTCCCGGTGGACCCGCAGTCGCCGCCCGCCGCCGAGGAGCTGGCCGGTCATGTGGCCGCGCGGCTGGCCCCGCACAAGCGCCCGCGCGTGGTCCGCTATCTGGACGCCCTGCCCCGCAACGACATGGGGAAGATCATGAAGCGGGCGCTGGTGGCCGATGCCTGA